GGCCGCCGTCGCCGGGGAGCCCAGCGTGATCGGCTGCGTCATCGGCTCACTTCTTCGACTCCTTGCCCCCCGCGCCGTCGGAGGAGAGCGCGGCGATGAAGGCCTCCTGCGGCACGTCCACCCGGCCGATGGACTTCATCCGCTTCTTCCCCTCCTTCTGCTTCTCGAGGAGCTTGCGCTTGCGGGAGATGTCCCCGCCGTAGCACTTGGCCAGCACGTCCTTGCGGATGGCCCGCACCGTCTCGCGGGCGATGATCCGCGACCCGACGGCGGCCTGGATCGGCACCTCGAACTGCTGGCGCGGGATGAGCTCCTTCAGCTTGGCGGTCATCATCACGCCATAGGAGTAGGCCTTGTCGCGGTGCACGATCGCCGAGAACGCATCGACCTGCTCGGCCTGCAGGAGGATGTCCACCTTCACCAGGTTCGCCTCCTGGTCCCCGGCCACGTCGTAGTCGAAGGAGGCGTAACCGCGGGTGCGGGATTTCAGCTGGTCGAAGAAGTCGAAGATGATCTCGGCCAGGGGCAGGGTGTAGCGCAGCTCCACCCGGGACTCGGAGAGGTAGTCCATGCCGTTCATCTGGCCGCGTCGGTTCTGGGCGAGCTCCATGACCGCGCCCACGAACTCGCTCGGCGTGAGGATGGTGGCCTTGACGATGGGCTCACGCACCGAGGAGATCTTCCCGGCCGGGAACTCGCTCGGGTTGGTCACCACGTGCTGGGTGCCGTCCTCCATCGTCACGTCGTAGATCACGCTCGGCGCGGTGGAGATCAGGTCAAGGTTGTACTCGCGCTCGAGCCGTTCGCGCACGATCTCCACGTGCAGCAGCCCCAGGTAGCCGACCCGGAAACCGAATCCGAGCGCCACCGAGGTCTCCGGCTCGTAGACCAGCGCGGCGTCGTTGAGCTTGAACTTGTCCAGGGCATCCCGCAGCACCGGGTAGTCCGAGCCGTCGATCGGGTACAGCCCCGAGTACACCATCGGCTGCGGCTCCTGGTAGCCACCGAGCGCGTGCTCGGCGGGCTTGGCCGCATTGGTGACCGTGTCGCCCACCTTGGACTGGCGCACGTCCTTGACCCCGGTGATCAGGTAGCCGACCTCGCCCACACCCAGGCCCTTGGTCGCCTGCGGTTCGGGGACGGAGGCACCGATCTCGAGCAGCTCGTGCGTGGCGCGCGTGCTCATCATGACGATCTTCTCGCGCGGGGAGAGCTGGCCGTCGATGACCCGCACGTAGGTGACCACGCCGCGGTAGGTGTCGTAGACGGAGTCGAAGATCATCGCACGGGCGGGGGCGTCCGCATCGCCCACCGGGGCCGGGATCTGCTCGACGATGGTGTCCAGCAGCGGCTCGACGCCCTCACCGGTCTTGCCCGAGACCCGCAGGCAGTCCTCCGGCTCACCACCGATCAGGGAGGCGAGCTCCTCGGCGAACCGCTCCGGCTGCGCCGCCGGCAGGTCGATCTTGTTCAACACCGGGATGATCGCCAGGTCGTTCTCCAGCGCCAGGTACAGGTTGGCCAACGTCTGCGCCTCGATCCCCTGCGCCGCGTCGACCAGCAGGATGGCTCCCTCGCAGGCGGCAAGAGAGCGGGAGACCTCGTAGGAGAAGTCCACGTGCCCGGGGGTGTCGATCATGTTCAGGGCGTACCCCTGCTCCCCCACCTGCCAGGGCATCCGCACGGCCTGGGACTTGATCGTGATGCCACGCTCACGCTCGATGTCCATCCGGTCCAGGTACTGCGCGCGCATCGCCCGGTCCGTGACCACCCCGGTGAGCTGGAGCATCCGGTCGGCGAGGGTGGACTTGCCGTGATCGATGTGCGCGATGATGCAGAAGTTGCGCAGCAGCTCCGGCGCGGTGGCGCTGGGCGTGATCTGTTCGGCGGCAGCCGGAGTCACGATGGGCACGTGTGGTTCTACCTCGATCGGGTCAGGGGGCGGGTCCGGCACTCATGGTCCCACACGCCCGGCGGCACAGACGGATTCCACGGCGCCGCAGCATGGGCGATGATGGAACCGTGAGTGCCGTGCCGGAGTCCCTCGACGCCTTCGCCCGCGGGGTGGGCCGCGTGCTGCGCCTGCCCACCCTGGCCGTGCTGGCGCCGGCGAGCATGGCCTGCACCCTCGCCCTGGTGCTCGCCGTGGTCAACCTGCTGACGGCGACCTCGCCGGGGGCCGGCGAGATCGTGGTGCTGGCGCTGGCCCTGCTGCTCGCC
Above is a window of Ruania suaedae DNA encoding:
- the lepA gene encoding translation elongation factor 4 — its product is MPIVTPAAAEQITPSATAPELLRNFCIIAHIDHGKSTLADRMLQLTGVVTDRAMRAQYLDRMDIERERGITIKSQAVRMPWQVGEQGYALNMIDTPGHVDFSYEVSRSLAACEGAILLVDAAQGIEAQTLANLYLALENDLAIIPVLNKIDLPAAQPERFAEELASLIGGEPEDCLRVSGKTGEGVEPLLDTIVEQIPAPVGDADAPARAMIFDSVYDTYRGVVTYVRVIDGQLSPREKIVMMSTRATHELLEIGASVPEPQATKGLGVGEVGYLITGVKDVRQSKVGDTVTNAAKPAEHALGGYQEPQPMVYSGLYPIDGSDYPVLRDALDKFKLNDAALVYEPETSVALGFGFRVGYLGLLHVEIVRERLEREYNLDLISTAPSVIYDVTMEDGTQHVVTNPSEFPAGKISSVREPIVKATILTPSEFVGAVMELAQNRRGQMNGMDYLSESRVELRYTLPLAEIIFDFFDQLKSRTRGYASFDYDVAGDQEANLVKVDILLQAEQVDAFSAIVHRDKAYSYGVMMTAKLKELIPRQQFEVPIQAAVGSRIIARETVRAIRKDVLAKCYGGDISRKRKLLEKQKEGKKRMKSIGRVDVPQEAFIAALSSDGAGGKESKK